The genomic segment TGCGGCTCAGACCGGACCAGTCCTCCAGTTCGCCATCGGCACCGGAAACCTGGATATGGGCAGCGACCCCCAGGATGCGTGTGCGCAGCTCCTTCTGGAAGCCGTTCATCACCGACAACACCACAATCAGGGCCGCCACGCCCAGGGCGATGCCGGCCATGGAGAGCATGGAAATGAAGGAGATGAAACGATTGCGGCCCGCACCCCGTTTCTTGGCACGGGTATAGCGCAGGCCGATCAGCAGTTCATAGCTCATGCAGGGGACTCGAAAGGCCAGCAGGCGGCCTGGGGAAACAGAAGGGCGCCATGATACCTGCTTGGCTGGAATGCTCCCCGGAACGCCACTACCTAATCGGCTCACCGCGCTCGACGGCCACACTCGGCACTATTGATGCGGTTTCACGTTAACATCGGCCCATGCGCATTACCTTCGTCATTCCCGGCCTGCTCTGGCCCCGGCAGGCCCTGCTCGATACCCTCACCGACCTTCCCCTGCCGGCGCTGGAATCCCTGCTGGGCCGAGCCCGGCACGGTACGCCACCGCCCTCCCCCCAACATTACTGGCAGTCCGCCTTTTCCCTGGACCGCTGGGCCGCCGCCCCCCTGCGCCGCCTCGGCCTTGGGCTGGAGGACGATGGCCGGACCTGGCTCTGCGCCGATCCGGTGCATCTGCAACTGGGCCGGCAAAGCGCCCTGCTGGGCGATCCGGCCGACCTGGCTCTTGAGTTCGAAGAGGCCCGGCAACTGCATGCCAGTCTGGCCCCCCTGTTCGACAGCATGGGCGAACTATGTTTCGACGGCCCCAACACCTGGCACCTGGCCCTGTCGGCCCCGCCTCCCCAGGTGCCGGAACAACTGCCGGTGGGTGCCTCGGCCGTCGCCCTGCTGCCCGAGGGGCCCACGGCCCGGCCCTGGCGGCGCCTGCTCAATGAAGTGCAGATGAGCCTCCACGGCCATCAGGTGAACCAACTCCGGACAGCGGCAGGCAAACCCACCATCGACAGTCTGGCCCTGTGGGGCGCGGGCAGCCGGCCCCAGGCCCGACGCCGGCCCTTCAATCATTTGTGGAGCGACGATCCCCTGATCTGGGGCCTCGGACATCTGGGCAACATTGCCACCCGCAACCTGCCGGCGAGCTTCGAGACGGCCCGGCGCGCGGTCTGCATCCATTACGACGGCCTGATCGGTCCCTCCCGACTCCACGACGCCATGGCCTGGCGCGAGGCCCTGGCCCGGTTGGAAAGCCAGTGGCTGGCGCCGGCCCTGCACCACCGGGCAGTGGACAGCATCGAGCTCCTGGCCTGGGGCGAGGCAGGCGCCATCCAGCTGACCCTGGACGCCTGGCAACGCCGGAAATTCTGGCGCCATCCCTTGCCCCTGGCTGAACTGGTCATACCCCAGGCCGACGAGCCTCAGAGATCATGACAAGAATCGTCTCTCGCAGCGTTTCCCCTCGCACCAGTTGGGTCCTCGAACAGGCCGGCATTCCGCCGCTTCTGGCGCGGCTTTACGCAGCCCGGGGAATACGCTCCCGGGAAGAGGTGGATACCCAACTGGAAGGGCTGCTGCCCCCGGACCAGCTCAAGGGCATCGCCTCGGCCGCCACCCTGCTGGCCGACGCCTTGTCCCAGCAGCAGCGCCTGCTGATCGTCGCCGACTACGACTGCGACGGGGCCACCGCGTGCGCCGTGGGCCTGCGCGCTCTGCGGAGCTTCGGCGCCCGGGTGGATTACCTGGTGCCCAACCGCTTCGAGACCGGCTATGGCCTTTCGCCTGAGGTGGTGCGACTGGCGGCGGACCATGCCGGTGGCAAGCCAGACCTGATCATCACCGTGGACAACGGCATCGCCAGCATCGAGGGGGTGGCGGAAGCCAGCCGGCTGGGGATGACCACCCTGATCACCGACCACCACCTGCCCGGCGACCAACTGCCGGCCGCCGCTGCCATCGTCAATCCCAATCAGCCCGGTTGCACTTTCCCCAGCAAGGCCATGGCCGGCGTCGGCGTGATGTTCTATGTGATGCTGGCCCTGCGGGCCGAACTGCGGCGCCGGGGCTGGTTCGGCCCGGCGCGGCGCGAACCCAATCTGGCCGCCCTGCTGGACCTGGTGGCCCTGGGCACGGTGGCCGACGTGGTGGCCCTGGACCGCAACAACCGCATCCTGGTGGCCCAGGGCCTGGCCCGCATCCGCGAGGGCCGCATGCAGCCGGGTCTTGCGGCCCTGTTCCGCATGGCGGGACGGGACCCGGCCCGGGCCGGCACCTTCGATCTGGGCTTCGCCCTGGGACCCCGGCTCAACGCCGCCGGGCGCCTGGCGGACATGTCCCTGGGCATCGAGTGCCTGGCCACCGACGACGAGGCCCGGGCCATGAACATCGTCCAGGAACTGGATGCCTTCAACCGGGAGCGGCGGGAGATCGAGAGCACCATGCGGGAGGACGCGGAAATCCTGCTGGACGGCCTGGACGCCGAGGAACGGGCCAGCCTGACCCTGTTCGATCCGGCCTGGCATCAGGGCGTGATCGGCATCCTGGCGGGTCGGGTGAAGGAGAAATTCCACCGTCCCACCTTCGCCTTCGCCCGGGGCCAGGAAGGAGAACTGAAAGGCTCGGGCCGCTCCATTCCCGGCCTACATC from the Denitratisoma oestradiolicum genome contains:
- the recJ gene encoding single-stranded-DNA-specific exonuclease RecJ; translation: MTRIVSRSVSPRTSWVLEQAGIPPLLARLYAARGIRSREEVDTQLEGLLPPDQLKGIASAATLLADALSQQQRLLIVADYDCDGATACAVGLRALRSFGARVDYLVPNRFETGYGLSPEVVRLAADHAGGKPDLIITVDNGIASIEGVAEASRLGMTTLITDHHLPGDQLPAAAAIVNPNQPGCTFPSKAMAGVGVMFYVMLALRAELRRRGWFGPARREPNLAALLDLVALGTVADVVALDRNNRILVAQGLARIREGRMQPGLAALFRMAGRDPARAGTFDLGFALGPRLNAAGRLADMSLGIECLATDDEARAMNIVQELDAFNRERREIESTMREDAEILLDGLDAEERASLTLFDPAWHQGVIGILAGRVKEKFHRPTFAFARGQEGELKGSGRSIPGLHLRDALDQVSKRHPDLLLRFGGHAAAAGLTLREADLARFEAAFEEAAQGLLAPSDRQRTLETDGPLESGYFSLESARLIQQAVWGQGFPQPLFSDRFEVESQRLLKEKHLKLTLRKGGSRIDAIWFNACATTGTQVEAAFRLDINEYGGRQSVQLIVEHCVTV